In Microbulbifer sp. GL-2, the following are encoded in one genomic region:
- a CDS encoding hydrogenase/urease maturation nickel metallochaperone HypA produces MHEQSLIKNLIEKIRQLSADEDGKVVGVKLRLGALAHISPSHLREHFEQEIFGTALEGLRLEIEVLTDIHHAEAQDIVLENLQFEARDGQ; encoded by the coding sequence ATGCACGAACAATCCCTGATCAAAAACCTGATAGAAAAGATCCGCCAGCTTTCTGCCGATGAAGATGGCAAGGTGGTAGGTGTTAAATTGCGTCTTGGGGCGCTTGCGCATATATCCCCCTCCCACTTGCGAGAGCACTTTGAGCAGGAAATCTTTGGCACTGCGCTGGAAGGCTTACGCTTGGAGATAGAAGTTCTCACAGATATTCATCACGCCGAGGCCCAGGATATTGTTCTGGAGAACCTGCAATTCGAGGCCAGGGATGGACAATGA